GATGTCGTGCGACCATCGGATCATCGACGGGGTGGTCGCGGGTCGGTTCCTCCAGGAACTGAAGCGGTTCCTGGAAAATCCGGCGAGCCTGCTGCTGTGAGCCATGCTTCGCTAGAATGATGGTGTGACCCGCGCGTGCACCATCAGCGCAGGCCCGAAAGGATCTCAGCTTGGCAAACTCCCGCTACGACCTGGTGGTAATCGGCTCCGGACCCGGCGGCTACGTTGCCGCGATTCGCGCCAGCCAATTGAAAATGAACGTCGCGGTAGTGGAGCGCGACCGCCCGGGCGGCGTGTGTCTTAACTGGGGCTGCATCCCCTCGAAGGCTTTGCTGAGTTCCGCCGAGGCGATGGAGACCATTCGGGGCGCGAGCCGGGAGCATGGAATTGAAGTCGGCGAAATTCGTTTTGATTTCAAGAAAGTGATCGCACGCTCGCGAGCCGCGGCCGAGAAGCTCTCGCGCGGCGTCCGTTTTCTGTTCAAAAAGAATAAAATCGATTTGTATGAAGCCAATGCAGAGGTCATCGGACCGAACACGGTGGCGCTGCAGGCACTGGACGGCAAGCCGGCTCTCGACGTTAAGCGGCTCGAGGCCGAGCGCATCCTGCTCGCGGCGGGCTCCGGCGAACGATTGTTCCCGGGCATGCAGATCGGCGACGGCGTGATGACCAGCAAGGAAGCGCTGGTGCGTGATTCGCTGCCAGCCAGCATCGCCATCATCGGCGCCGGCGCAATCGGGCTCGAGTTTGGCTACTTTTACCAGGCGTTTGGCACCAAGGTGACGATCATCGAGCTCGAAAATCAGATGCTGCCCGGCTTTGATGCGGAAATCGCCGAGGAGCTGCGCCGCGCGTTCGTCAAGCGCGAAGTTATCGTGCTGCTCGGTCACGGCTACAAGTCGATGGCGCGCGACGGCGATATGTGGAGCGTCACGGTTGATGGCGCGGGCGCGGAGAAGTCCGTCCAGGCTGAGGCCGTGCTGGTGGCGGTGGGACGCGCGCCGCTGAGCGCAAAGCTTGGACTGGAGAAGGTCGGCGTGGAGTTGGAGCGGGGAGGATTCATCAAGATCGATGACTCATTCCGTACCACCTGCCCGAGCATCTATGCGATCGGGGATGTTGGGCGGCCTCCCCTGCTCGCGCACAAGGCTTCAGGTGAGGGAGTCGCCGCGGTTGAGATCATGGCGGGAGTCCGTCAGCCCGGGTTCGATTTGCTCTCGATCGCGGGCTGCATCTACTGCGAGCCCGAAGTCGCCACGGTCGGGCTTAGCGAGGCGGATGCGAAGGCGCGCGGGATCGAGGTAAAGGTCGGCAAGATTCCGTTCCGGGCCATGGGAAAGGCGGTCGCGATCGGTCACCCCGACGGGTTTGTCAAGCTGGTGGTCTCCAAAGAGTACAGCGAAGTGATCGGATGCCAGATAATCGGCAACCACGCGACCGATCTGATTTCGGAGGTGGTGCTCGGCAAAACCCTGGAAGCGACCACCGCCGAATTCGGGCATACCGTACATCCACATCCGACGATGTCGGAAGCCATTATGGAAGCAGCGCTGGCCGCAGAGGGTGAGGCAATAAATTACTAAACCTCCCTGACCCGGTTCAAGACAACCAGCGGAGTAGTTCACTGATCAAGATGGGAGAGCAACTCGCGATAGTCGACTTGGGAAATGTCGAATACCAGCGCGCGCACGCCCTCCAGCAAGCGCTGGTCGGGGCGCGGCTGCACGAGCAGATATCCGACACCCTCCTGGTCCTCGAACACCCGCACGTCTACACGCTCGGCCGCGGCGCTGACGAGAAGTTCATCCTGGCCCCGCGTGCCAAGGTGCCTGTCATCCGGGTCTCGCGCGGGGGGCAAGTCACCTATCACGGACCCGGGCAAGTAGTCGCCTATCCGATCCTGAAACTCGAAGGGCCGGCGCGTGACGTGGGCCGCTATCTGCGCCAATTGGAGCAGGTCATGATCGACGCGCTCGCACAGCATGGCGTTTGCGCGGAGCGCCGCGACCGGCTCACCGGAGTCTGGATCGGAGCCCGCAAGATCGCGTCGATTGGAGTGGGTATTCGCCGCTGGGTCACGTATCACGGGCTCGCACTCAACCTAAGCACGGATTTGTCTTATTTCGATTCGATCGTCCCGTGCGGAATCGAGGGATGTCGAATGACTTCGCTGGCACGACTGGGGCGCGAGGATATCGGCATGGCCGAATTCACCTACAGTCTGTGCGAGAATTTTCGCAAGGTTCTTGGCTACGCCCAGCTGACTTACCCGAACGGTGAGACAATCTGGAGCTGGTCGGACCAGCGACCGAATAGCGCCGAACCTCCCGCAAATGAAGCCTCCGGCTAGCAGATATGGTTGAGCGGAAACATCCCGACTGGATCAAAGTTCGCGCGCCCGTCTCGCCCGAGTATTTCCGTACCCGCGCCATCCTCGGCGAACTGAAACTGCACAGCGTCTGCCAGGAGGCATGCTGTCCGAATATCGGTGAATGTTTCTCGCATCACACCGCCACCTTCATGCTCATGGGCGATGTCTGCACGCGCAATTGCCCCTACTGTGCCGTAGCCCATGGCAAAGTCCGCCCGCTCGATCCGGATGAGCCGCGGCGCATCGCCGAGGCGGTCGCTCGACTTGGTCTCCAACACGTTGTCGTGACCTCGGTGGATCGCGATGATCTGCCGGATGGTGGAGCGGCGCATTTCGCAGCAACCACGCGCGCAATCAAACAGGCGCTGCCCGCAACCCGGGTCGAGGTTCTGGTGCCAGATTTCCAAGGATCGTTCGCCAGCGTCGAAACGGTCGTGGCCTCTCCGGTCGACATTTACAACCATAACGTGGAGACGGTGCCGAGCCTGTATCGCAAAGCACGGCCGGGCGGGCAGTACCGCCGTTCTCTCGAGGTTCTATGGCACGCAAAAGATCGCGCGCGATCGCTTAAACGAAACCTCCTCACCAAGACCGGAGTTATGCTCGGCCTGGGCGAGCGACGCGACGAACTGCTCGAGGTGATGCGCGACTTGCGTGAAATCGAGTGCGACATACTGACCCTAGGCCAATATCTCCGCCCCTCCAAGGAACACCTTCCCGTCGAACGTTACGTCACTCCGCAGGAATTCTCCGATCTGAAGCGGACCGGTATGGAACTCGGTTTCCGCCACGTGGAGTCGGGTCCCCTGGTGCGCAGCTCTTACCACGCCTGGGAACACGTTAACTGAAGCCACTGGAAGGTTTCTTGGTCGAGGTTCTGAGACTCGACCTGGTCTCGTTCAATGTCGAATCAGGTCGAAGCCTGAACTGGGCTTGTGACCGGCCGGAGGCAGAGCGCTAAGCGGCTCATCGTCTAAGCCTCGCGGACCTCTTTCAGGGCAACCCCAACTATCGCCGGGCGATAGCACTGGTGTTCAGGGTACAATCACAGCCTCGATAGCCGCCGGGATAGTCCCGCGCGTAGTTGCTGACGCTAACCAAAATCTGGCCAGCGTTTTCGCCAGACAGAAACGGGCTGCCAGTGACCAACACCGACAGCCCGCTGGATTTCAACAGCCTTGGCGTCCACTGCCTCAGTTCCTGGACCTCAGTTCCTGAACCTGGTGTTGGCGAGTCTGCAGGTAGAAATCCTGTACCGCTCCGTAGAGATCGACTGCATAACGGTCGGCTTCTTCGAACTGATCCATGTGCTGCGAGCGGTAGTTCACCGCTTCGCCCAGACGCCATCCAGCGCTCGCGGAAAATGGCACCCACCAGGACACATTGGTCATATAGGTGAGGTAGGTCAGCGGGTTCATGAACGCGTCGGCGGCTTTTCCTGCCGTGTCGGTCACCGTCGAAGGGCCAAGGAAGGGCAGCATCAGATAAGGCCCCGCAGGAACCCCGTAGTAGCGAAGGGTCAGGCCGAAATCGTTCGGACGCTCCTGAAGCCCAAACCACGTCCCCGCGGGATCAAAAAATCCAGCCAGGCCCAGGGTGCTGTTGATGCCAAAACGCGCAACCTCGGTACCGGCCTGTGGAAAATGCAATTGAAACAGACTGTTGGTGAAGCGAGGGATTACGTTGACGTTATCGAAGAACTTGCTGACGTGCTCGCGCACCGGCTCGGGCGCGATGAAGGAGTACCCCTTTGCAACCGGCCGCAAAACCCAGTCATCAAGCTTCAGGTTGACGCTAAACATCGTCTCGTTGAAGGGCGCCAACGGGTCGCTATACACCGCCTGGCTCTCGCCCGGGGGCAGATTCTCGGCCCCCTGAACGGCGCCTTGGCTGACGGGGTTGTTGCTCAGCGGCGCGATGTCCTGCGCCGAAGCCGTCGCGACAAAGGATAACGCGACGAGCAATGAAACCGCCGCGATGGCGCGAGATACGAATCGGCTGCCGATTCGATTCCCCTGTTTTCTGATAAACGCTTTCGTGCTCATCTCCGCCAATCAAAGCTCCTTAGGACGAGCGGTCCACCCGAATGTTGCTAGGCTACCATTATCGCCGATTGGGGCAAGCAGCCGGTCAGGTTCCCATCGACGCTGCCAACGAGGCCTCTTTGCTCTTAAGATCGCCAATGAGCGTGCTGTAACCCTTGGTCGCCATGATCCGGTTAAACTGATTGCGATAGTTCGCGATGATACTGACCGCATCGACGGTTACATCGTAAATCTGCCAGCGACCCTCCTTGTTAAGTAGCCGGAATTCGAGATCAATCGGACTCTTCCCCGGCATCAGCACGTTGGTCTTGACCATTGAGTATTGCGTGCCGTCGTTCTGCGCACTCAGGTACTTGACGTCGCCGCTGGTGAATTCGTTGATTTTAGCGAGATAGGAATTCTCGATAAAGGTGACGAACACCTTCTGGAATTCCTGCTGCTGGTCGGGGGTAATCTGCTTCCAGTAGTACCCCATTGCCGATTTCGACATGGTCCTGAAATCGAAGGTCGCAGACACGATATCGCGCAATTTCTGCTGGCGCGTCGCGGTGGGAGTCTGCTTATCGCGCAAGACCTCCAGCGCCTGGCCAACGGTCGTCTTTACCACCGTCATGGGGTCATCCGCGGCCGCTGCCAGCCGGCTGGCGCCCGAGACCAGCAGAATTGTGCCTAGTGTGAGCGCGGCAAGGCGCTTGAACCTACTGCCTTTGAGAAGAGCTTTTGAACTTCGCATAGCGTCACTTCTTGGGCGGATTGTTCGGTGGGGATTGCTGACTTTCCTGGTTCCCGCCACTCGCGCCGTTGTGGTTTTGGTCGTCGGGCTTCGTGCCGAGGTTGTTGATCATCTGGCCGATCGCGTTCTCAAGAACGAACGAGGATTCGGTCTGTATGATTCGGCCTCCGTCAGCTAGGATTTTTTCACTTGGCCCGAGCTGGATCGATATGTATTTGCCACCGATGATGCCGGTGCTTCGTATCGAAGCGATCGCCTCGTCGTCGATTTTCACGCCATGGTTTATCTGCATCGTGACGCGCGCCTGATTGCCGACCAAGATTTCGCTGAGAACCTTGCCGATTTGGACCCCCGCGATATCCACCTCGTCGCCGTCCTTCAGACCGCTGATATTGTCGAAGTTTGCATATAGCCGGTAGCTCGGCGTTGGCAGGATCGAAATCTGTCCGAGCCTAAACGAGAGAATTGCCAGCGCCACGATGCCCAGCAGGGCGAAAAGACCAACGATAAATTGTGTCGCGCGACTTGCGTACATGTTCAGGAACTCACCTGATTGTTCTCCAAATCATCACCCGCGGCCCTGCCCGCCAAAAACTGTTTGAAATCCTCGTCGCCTGAAGCCGTGAGCTCGTCAACCGTACCCACCAACTTCATCTTTCCGCGATGCATGAACGCAACGCGATCCGAGATCGAGAAGACTTCCGGCACATCGTGGCTCACCACTATCGCGGTCAGGCCGAAATCCTGCTGCGTTTTGCGCACCAGCCGGTGAATCGACCCGGTGCGAGTGGGATCGAGCCCCGTGGTCGGTTCATCGAGCATCAGGATTTTCGGCTGGGTCACGAGCGCCCGCGCCAGGGCCGCGCGCTTCTGCATGCCGCCGCTGAGCTCGGACGGGAACTTGTCTTCCATTCCCTCTAGACCGACCGCAGCCAGGGTCTGCTGCACTCGGCGATTAATCTCTTCGCGCGCAAGATCGGTCTTCTCGACGAGCGGGAACGATACGTTGTCAAATACGCTCATCGAATCAAACAGCGCTCCGGCCTGAAATAACATCCCAAACTTCTCGCGAACCGCATTCAAGCCTCGGTTGCCCAGCTTCGTGATCTCGATGCCGTCTATGGTTATCGAGCCCGAGTCGGGACGCAGCAACAGGTTCAAGTGCTTCAGGAACACCGTTTTGCCGCATCCGCTCGGACCTACGATGGTCGTAATGGTCCCGGTCGGAACCGTCAGATCCACACCATCGAGCACCTGCTGGCGGTCGAAGCGGCGCTTGAGTCCGCGGACCTCGATTGCATTCCCGGTGGTCGTGCCGTTGCTCTCGAAACTCATCGCAAATTGCCCATGCTACAAGAGAATCGAGCCCATGAAATAGTCCCACGCCAGCACCAGCACGCTGGATAGGACAACCGCCTCGGTGGTGGCGCGACTGACGCCGGTGGCCATCCGCTTTGCGTGATAGCCTTTGTAACAACATACCGACATTACCACTACGCCAAATACCAGCGCCTTATAGAGAGTTAATGCGATGTCGTGGCGAGTCATATTGGCGGCGAGATTGTTGAAGTACGCCCCACCCGACGCGCCGAGGAGGCGGCACCCGACCAGGTACCCGGCCCAGATCCCTATGACGTTAAAGGTGACCGTGAGAATTGGGAAACTCACAACCCCCGCGATCATGCGAGGCGATACCAGGTATTGGAGCGGATTTATCGCCATCACCGTGAGCGCGTCGATCTGCTCGCTCGCCTGCATCGAACCGAGTTCCGCCGCCATCGCTGAGCCTGCGCGCGCGGCGATCATCAAGGCGGCGAGAACCGGCCCCAACTCACGCACCAGCGCGAGCCCCACCAGCGTCCCGAGCGAGTCTTCTGCGCCAAACAGATGGAGGGTGTGATAGCCCTGCAGCCCGAGCACCATTCCGGTGAAGGTTGCGATAAGCACTATCAGCATGAGTGACTCGGCGCCGATAATCCTGACCTGACGCAAGGCCAACCGCGGCTTGTACGGCGGCAGCAGCGTGTAGAGGACGGATCGAAACAGAAACAGGACGAAGTTTCCCAGCGCGACGATACCATCGAGAATAAACGCGCCCAGGCGCTCGACTAATTCGACTATCGACATTGGCCTGCGGAACCGAGTCTCAGTGCTGTGCGATCCCGAGGCGAACCAGCTGGTTCAACGTGTGAGTGGTGGACGATGCACGCACGAATTCGTAGAGGTCCTGCGGCAGATCAAGATCGAGCGCCGGACGCGCCAGCCGCAACACTCGGCAGGCGAGGTTTCGGCTCTGGCAGTTATCGAGATGACGTACCAGGCTCAATCTGCCGAATTGGGTCGGTACGACATCGGCGGGAGAGCGCGCGATCACATTGGTACCGCTAAAATCTCGCGAGGGTACCAGTACGGCGCCACCGCCCGCGGGCATGGCGTCGAAGACCTCGTTGATATCGCCGCCGGTGATCGCCGGAATGTCGGAAAGAACGGTGCACACGGTGGCGGCGCCCTTTGCCACCAGTCGTTCGGTAGCGAGTGCCACCGCCACATTCAGTCCGCGCGGAGTCTGCTCATCGATCGCCAATGCACCGCCCTCGCGCGCGAGGCTCAGCAACCCGCAGTCCGAGGTGACCACCGCCACGCAGTCCGCGTTGCGCGCGGAAAGCGCGGCCGCGAGCACGTCACGAAACATCGCCTCTGCCAGTATCTTTCGCTCGGCCGGCGGCAGCACCGAAGCCAGCCGATTCTTGGCAAACGCGAGCTCCTTCGCGGCGATCAAAATTGCGCGCACGGCGTCACTTTATAACCTACCGAACAGGCGTAGCCAACGGATGCGGTGATACCGGCCACCAGGGCACGCGACACCTTTTGACATTCTGCTTGACACCGTTTGGAGCCAAGCCAAGATAAGGGATGAACCGGGTTGCGTCAGCCGCGGCCCGCAAACCCTTCTACATCCGGGGGACCCCAATGCCCACAATCGGCCGAATCTCATCGCTGCTTGTCCCTGCCGTGGTGCTGGCATTTGCAACGACCTCGGTGAGCGGATGTCACCGGGAATCGGTTGAGGATTACCTCGCCGCCGGCGACTCCGCAATGCAGGCAAACAAGCTGGCCGACGCCGAACATCAGTACTCGGAAGCGGCGAAAGCCGCGCCCAACGATCCGAGAGTCCATGTCGCGCTCGGCAACCTCTACACCTTCGAGCACAAACCACAGCCGGCGCAAGTGGAAGACATGAAGGTTATCGATCTCGACCCGCGCAACCCGGCAGCACACGTCGCGCTCGGTAATCTGTATCTCGATCAGCAGGAGACACGGCAAGCCGAGGAACAATATCGCGCGGCGATCGCGCTCGATCCCTCCCACGCCAACTACTACCTGCAACTCGGTGAGGTGCTGAGCCGCGAAGGCCGGAGCGCCGATGCAGAAGCGCAGTACCGCACCGCAATCGGACTCGATCCCAAGAGCGCACAGGCGCATCTGGCGCTCGCGAACTTTCTAAACAGCCAACCCGGGCGCCAGGCAGAGGGTGATGCCGAACTCTCCACGGCACGAATTCTCGACCCCAAGCTCGCCGCCTCCGCACCGCCCGCCGCTGGCTCAACCGAGGAGGGGGCGCCCGCGGGAGCGGCGGCCTCAGGCTCGACAAAGATTAAGCCGCTCAACAAGGTTTTCCTGCTCACCAAGAACTCGCCGGTCTACGAAAGCCCCGATACCACCAGCAACGTGGTCGGACAGGTCCATAAGAAGAAGTACGTGCATGTGGTCGGATTGGCCGGGAGCTATCTGCAAATCAAATTGCGCAACGGTACCGTGGGCTTTGTGCCCGAGACCGCCGCCGAGTAATAGGCAATTCAGAGGCTGCAATTTCGACCAATCGGGAGAAACCAGGGCCATGGCCAACGAGGGGATTCTGGAACGCGAAGTCGATTTTCCGGGTAAGGCCTGTACGCTCAGCGCGTATACCGCGGAACCGCAGGATGGTCCGCCTGCCCTGCCCGCGGTCATCGTCGTGCAGGAATGGTGGGGACTGAACGATCATATACGCGACGTTGCGCGGCGCTTCGCGCGCGAAGGATACGTCGCCGTGGCGCCGGATCTCTATTCTCGCCAGGGCCACAAGGTCGCCAACGACCCCAATACCGCCGCTCAGCTGATGGGTGGTCTGAAGCAAGCCGACGGAATCGAGGATCTCAAGACCACCGTCGCATGGATCCGTGATCAGAAACGGACGCGATCCTCCAAGATGGGCATCATTGGCTTCTGCATGGGCGGGAGCTATGCGCTTCTGTTACCCTGCGAATCGAAGGAACTCTCGGCCGCGGCTCCCTTCTATGGAGAGATACCGCCCGACAACAAGATCCGCGAGCTGTCCTGTCCGGTTTTTTATGCGTACGACACCAACGATGGATGGATTAATCGTTCGGATGTCGATCGGTTGCAAAAGGCCCTGCGGGAATTTGGCAAGCAGGGCACGGTGAAGCTCTACCCGGGATGCTCTCACGGATTTTTCAACGACACCCGTCCCGACGTCTACAACGCAGAAGCCGCTCGCGATGCATGGCATCAGGTCCTGCAATTGTTCAGTGCGAATTTGAAGGGTTGAGGGAGAATACGGGGTCGCCGTCGATACTAATTCGGAGCTGACTCTGGTAGCGCCGTCCCGGCGGCGCCTTCTTCTGCCCTCATTTCTAGCGCCCAGGTCTCAATATTTGGTCCGCTCAGGTAGATGAGACGCCCCTCGTCGGGCGTGCGCTCGCGAAGCCAGCGCGCGACGATTTGCATCGGTTCCAGTTCGTCGCGTGTAACCGGCCTTGCCTTATAGCGCTCGAAGTGTTGGATAACAAAGTCTCTTACTTCCGTCCCCGCCGCTGGCGAATCTAGTTTCCGGGTCAGGGCGAGTCGTCCCGAGAGAACCACGTGTGCGGCGCGGTCGTCGTCGGAACCAGTGACGATGACCAGGTTGTTCTCGGTGATGACCTGGCTCAGCCGCGAGGCGCGGTGCGACAGGGTCACCAGCGATTCCAGGTCACGGCGCAATCTCGCCGCTTCCTCGTAGCGCAGCGCGGATGCGGCGTCATCGCGAGCGCGTGCCAGGTCGCCCAAAAGCTGCCCTCCGCGTCCTTGCAAAAAAACCATCGCCCGGCGTACGCGGACTCCATAGGCGTCGGCGCTGATGCCCGCGTTGCAGGGCGCGCAACAATGACCCATCTGCCCGTAGAGACAAGGCGAAAAGTCGGGATCGGGCGCAAGTCTTCCGGAGCAGGTCCGCAAACCCAGAATTCTCGACAGCGCATGTATGGAATGGTCGAGGCTGCGTCGTCCGATGAACGGACCCAGATACCTGACCCCGGGACGTGCGCCTATCCGGGGCGCGACCACAACGCGCGGAAATTCGTCGCTCAGGTCCAGCTTGATGAAATAGGCCGGCGCGACCGACTTCAGCATTCGGTTGTATGGTGGCTTGAGTTCGCGAATCAGCTCCGACTCAAGCAATGCTGCCTCCAGCGCCGATCGCGCGACGCGCGTCTCGATGGCGTAAACATGGCTGATAAGCTCTGCCGTCTTGGCGTTAACCGCCGCGGTGAAATACGACCCGACGCGCTCGCGCAGGCGGCGGGCTTTGCCGACGTAGAGCAGGTCGCCACGCGCATTGCGCATCAGATAAACCCCGGGCGCCAGGGGCAGCGCCGCAATGTCTTCGGGCGAAACATGCCGCTCGATGCGACGACCGGAAGGGCCGCGGCCATGCAGATCAAGCAAGCGGTCGAGCCGGCCAATTCCCATGTTTTCCGCTATTTCCAGAAAGACGCTCAAAATTTCAGCCGCCATGCGCGCATCGCCGAGACCGCGATGCCGTCCGGCGGTAGACAATCCGAAATGCTCCGCCAGCAGATCGAGGCGTCTTCGCTTGAGCGATGGAAGAAAGCGTCGTGCCATGCGCAGCGTGCACAGGATCGGATTGCGCAACCCGATTCCAAAGATTCGACGGAATTCGAAGTTCAGAAATGAAAAATCGAACGTGGCGTTGTGCGCGACCAGCACCGAGGGACCAAGAAAGTCGCGAAACGCGGGCAAGACCTTTTCGATCGGTGGCGCCGCGGTCACCATCTCATTACTGATCGAGGTGAGCCCACTGATGAAGCGCGGAATCGGCCCCTGAGGCCGCACCAGCGTCTCAAATGACTCGACCATTCTGCGCCCCACCATCCGATAAGCGCCGATCTCGATGATCGTGCCGGGTCCCGCCCGCCCGCCGGTGGTCTCCAGGTCAACGACGCAGAACGACGCTTCGTTCAGCGGCACCCGCAGCGCCGCGCACCTGCGCAACGACCACAGCGAGGTCGCCGTATCGAAAACAAAATTGGGATCGGAAGCGAGCAGCGTGTTGACGATCCGCGCGGCGAGTTCCGGATCAGAGCCAGCGCCCGACAGCAACAGGCCCAGCAGTTCGCGCGCATCGGCCCCCGCCGGCCGCGACTCCAGAAACGCGTACAGTTTCTCTTTGGTAGTCGCACGCGGATCGCGTGCAGTATTCAATCTCACCGTCTCCACGACCAACCCAGCCTCACCCGGCTAAAACGACTATCAAGTCGCTCCGCGGATGGGAATGCGGGGAATCCGGGAGTCAGTCGGTTGATTTCATGGAAGTTTAGCGCTATCGCGCTGGCGGCCGAGACGCCCCGCGCCGATGCGCGTATCTTACAGGGCCAGTAGCGCCGTAGTGCGCGCCTTCGCGAGGAGTTGCCGCTGCTCTCGCGCTCCGCGTCAGCCCAGTAGCGCGCCGTGGCAGCGGAGGATCTGATTGTCGTCGCGGCCCGCCATGGAACATCGCTTCTACCGTCACGCAAGAACTGGTTCTGGCGGTGATCTTTGCACCCGCGATGGCCAGGTAGGATTAAGAAGCTGACGGAGCTGCAGCAAGACTGCATGGCCCGGTCGTCTCCATAGGGCGAAGGCTGGCTATTGGTCGGCGCGGAGTCGCAGGCCGTTCCACATTCGGTCGGCGGATTCGCTGACTTCGCGCCGAGCACGCTGTTTGTCGGAAGCGTGCGCAATCAGCCGCGCGGCTTCATTCATCGCCCCCATAATCATATGGGCCAGAGGCTCGACCGGTTGTTTTTCGATGATGCCAGCGGC
Above is a window of Candidatus Binataceae bacterium DNA encoding:
- a CDS encoding exonuclease domain-containing protein — its product is MNTARDPRATTKEKLYAFLESRPAGADARELLGLLLSGAGSDPELAARIVNTLLASDPNFVFDTATSLWSLRRCAALRVPLNEASFCVVDLETTGGRAGPGTIIEIGAYRMVGRRMVESFETLVRPQGPIPRFISGLTSISNEMVTAAPPIEKVLPAFRDFLGPSVLVAHNATFDFSFLNFEFRRIFGIGLRNPILCTLRMARRFLPSLKRRRLDLLAEHFGLSTAGRHRGLGDARMAAEILSVFLEIAENMGIGRLDRLLDLHGRGPSGRRIERHVSPEDIAALPLAPGVYLMRNARGDLLYVGKARRLRERVGSYFTAAVNAKTAELISHVYAIETRVARSALEAALLESELIRELKPPYNRMLKSVAPAYFIKLDLSDEFPRVVVAPRIGARPGVRYLGPFIGRRSLDHSIHALSRILGLRTCSGRLAPDPDFSPCLYGQMGHCCAPCNAGISADAYGVRVRRAMVFLQGRGGQLLGDLARARDDAASALRYEEAARLRRDLESLVTLSHRASRLSQVITENNLVIVTGSDDDRAAHVVLSGRLALTRKLDSPAAGTEVRDFVIQHFERYKARPVTRDELEPMQIVARWLRERTPDEGRLIYLSGPNIETWALEMRAEEGAAGTALPESAPN